From one Lycium ferocissimum isolate CSIRO_LF1 chromosome 5, AGI_CSIRO_Lferr_CH_V1, whole genome shotgun sequence genomic stretch:
- the LOC132056191 gene encoding transcription factor BC1-like, whose translation MAAFSSYQLQHTNSSLLDTVFLPSSPIKMSGFLKEQNNSCTIQNCFSQCYQPEFPANVIVHENGPNVTTTTATLSQNEPYSVTNKSSSLDMDSSSVTDKIESENNKPNVTPMDKKRKSREGSPSTSSAHSKGDNGKKTKSNSKLVVKEEKKANEEAPTDYIHVRARRGQATDSHSLAERVRRQKISERMKKLQSLVPGCDKVTGKALMLDEIINYVQTLQNQVEFLSTKLAYLNPMYNDFGMDLDALMVSPDDQNLSGLETPLPNIQQVSPTTSQAAEVIPNTKSGYPFLDNSASLMFQQADFPNSISQGNGQLLWGLDDQKPKIINQSGFSTNFCFFH comes from the exons ATGGCTGCTTTTTCATCATATCAATTACAGCACACGAACTCTTCTCTTCTTGATACAGTATTTTTGCCAAGTTCTCCCATAAAGATGTCTGGCTTTTTGAAAGAACAAAACAATTCTTGTACAATCCAGAATTGTTTTTCTCAATGTTACCAACCAGAATTCCCTGCCAATGTGAttgttcatgaaaatggccCAAATGTTACTACTACTACTGCTACTCTTAGCCAAAATGAGCCTTATTCTGTCACCAACAAAAGTAGCAGCTTGGATATGGATTCCTCCTCTGTTACTGATAAAATTGAAAGTGAGAATAATAAGCCTAATGTCACTCCTAtggacaagaaaagaaaatccaGAGAAGGGTCTCCTTCAACTAGTTCTGCTCATTCCAAG GGTGATAATGGCAAAAAGACGAAGAGCAATAGCAAATTAGTAGTCAAAGAGGAGAAGAAAGCTAATGAAGAGGCACCAACAGACTATATTCATGTTAGAGCAAGAAGGGGCCAGGCAACTGACAGCCATAGTCTTGCTGAAAGG GTGAGGAgacagaaaataagtgaaagGATGAAGAAATTGCAATCTCTTGTTCCTGGTTGTGACAAG GTAACTGGGAAGGCCCTCATGTTGGATGAGATAATCAATTATGTCCAAACTTTGCAAAACCAAGTTGAG TTTCTCTCAACGAAACTGGCTTATTTAAATCCAATGTACAATGACTTTGGCATGGACTTAGATGCACTCATGGTCAGTCCTGATGACCag aATTTGAGTGGCTTGGAGACACCACTGCCAAATATTCAGCAAGTTAGCCCTACTACATCACAGGCAGCTGAAGTTATTCCTAACACTAAGAGTGGGTATCCTTTTTTGGATAATTCAGCATCACTCATGTTTCAACAAGCCGATTTCCCTAATTCCATTTCTCAG GGTAATGGACAGCTCTTATGGGGTTTGGATgaccaaaaaccaaaaataataaatcagTCAGGATTCAGCaccaatttttgttttttccatTAA